A stretch of DNA from Blastopirellula marina:
AATTCTATATGCTCGCGATGGCGTTGACCGCAGTTGCCGGTTACCTGGGAGCCCATACGCGACGGCACGAACCAGGAATGGGCAGTACAGCCAATTGGACCATGTCGGGACTAGCCGCTGTGTTGTTATCCTTCGGCGTACTCTCTTATAACGGGCTGGATTCTTGGGACATTACTATCCCAGTTATGCTGCTTCTGCCACTCGCCATAGCAGCGATTCTCACTGCCTGGAGACCGACTTTCACTGTAGCATTAGCCACAACAGCTCAGGTTATCGTCGCCTTACTCGTTCCTCTGGCGGCTTACGCAAGCATTCATGGCGTAGGATTACGCGTGGCCCCCGCGACCGGAGTGAGCAGTCCTTTAATGTTCGCGGCCATCTTGCTCGAAACTGCAATCTTTTTTGTCTTATTGACCATTCGCACCAAGTCGGATGTTACGATTTACATGTCCGCGTTAGCCGCTTCGGCTGCTCTTTGGCAAGTCATGTACTTCCATGAGTACACGCCGAATGCCTACCTCTTGTGCTACGGTGGATTGGGCTTGGTGCTTCTCTTCATCCATCATGTGTTCACGACTGCAGCCGTGAAGCGTTCAAACGTCGCCACCGCGATCGATTGCGTCGGACACTTGATGCTGAGCATCGCTGGCGTGGGTTGCATCCTGATGTCACTCAATCGTCTATGGGTTGATGGCTTCCATGGCGAAACCGTTTTGCTACAAACCGGTTTCATCGGGGCGGCACTGATAACGTCGCTTATGCAACCAAACGCGGATCTACGACGTTGGTACCACGTGCTGGCGATCGGTGAAGCGGCGGCAATGTTCCTATTGGTGACATTCGGTCTCGATCTCGAGCCATGGCAGAAGACGGAGATCTTCGCCACCGCCTCCGGATTAATTTTCCTCTTGGCGGCTCATGTAGGTTGGGCTCGCGAACAGGAACGACCTCAGGAATGGGTCACGGTTGGACTGGCAATCGGAAGCCTACTGACGGTTGGACCATTTGTCATTGGCATGTTGGCACAACGGTTTGATTTCTATACGGAGACTACTGACTGGCGATTCGTGCACGAGATCGGCGCCTTAACCGTAGCCCTGATCTTACTCGGCTCGGGCATTCTATGCCGATTGAAATCGACCACGGTCGTAGGCGGGATTGCAACTCTGACCTATGTGGCGACGCTCTTGGTCTTCATCCGCTTGCCGCACCAACTTCAACACATGGCGGTCTACATGATGATCGGCGGTGGGATCTTTTTTGTTGTCGCCTTGCTGCTAAGCATTTATCGCGATTACTTATTGTCGTTGCCCGAGAGATTGCGTAACCGCAAAGGACTCTTTCGCGTTCTGACGTGGCGATAGAATGCGTCCAGTTGATTCACCGGAAAGCCGTCCCGACAACATGTCCGGTCGGCTTTATCTCGTCTCTGCAGCAACTTCAACAGCCTCCGGCGCGAGGGCCTGAGCCCCTTGCAGTTGGAAATATCGCCAAGCAATTGCCAGGCATACTACCGAAACGCCGACCGTAAACCAACAGAACGTCATGAAGAAACCCAGGAATCCCTCTGATGTCGAGACGATATCCTTGGCGAACATGACTCCGACGTACCCTAAATATCCCATCGCGTCTGCCACGTACATTAAGAAGCCTAAATTACCTCGTTCACGCGTCATCGCGAGCAAACGTTCGAACACAGTCGTATGAACTGCGACGTATGGCAAATACAGTCCAAATCCAATCAGCACCATGAAGTGGAAAGGATCCATCTCGCCCTGCTGCTGAACGAATAGCGACATGGCAATCACAAGCAACCCAAGTCCGCAAATCCCGAGCGACATGAAGAAGGCCAGACGATTGTTTCTGATGAGTACCGCCAAACCGTTTACCAGTGTGATTCCCAAAGCGACCAACATTTCCGATTGCGTGAAGATCTTGGCATTTGGTTTGGTTCCGAGACCGCTCCACAGTTCCACCGCGAAGTCGGCGCGAACGCTTCTTATGATCGTGACCAAAAGAAAGATGGCCACGACCATCGACAGGCCGAGGCCATACTTTTGAAATAAGGACCAGCGTTCCTCACTGGTCATCTCGTGTCGTTCGGAACGCGCGGCGATGTCGTCATCGTCTGGTGGCGGTACCTTCGACAACAGCCACACGAATGCCAGCAGTGGCAATACGAAGATCAACCCGGTAACAAACGGCATCCAATCCTCGGCAACACCCCAATCTAGAACAGTCTTACCGACCGACTTCGTCACTCCGTCGGCCAAAATGAAACTGGCACAAAGTCCCGCGACGAGCGCTTCCGTCAGACGTCGACCTTCTAAGAAGCCGAGCACGAGTCCGAAGACCATCCCTAGAGCAAGCCCGTTCACGAAGAGGCCGATTACATTGACTGGGCGGGGGAGAAGTCCGAATACGGCCAAGCCAATCTCGGCGATACCAATTAGTCCCAGTAAGGCAACCGCACGGCGATGGGGAGGCATCTCGGAAATGACCTTGATACCGATGAACTTCGAGATCATGTAGCCGATGATCTGGACCGAGACAATCAGCGTCTTGAAACCGATTCCG
This window harbors:
- a CDS encoding DUF5690 family protein; the protein is MTTETTATAPGRKTDLVWSFLAVFAAFGTYFCMYGFRKPFTVATYDGSEFFGIGFKTLIVSVQIIGYMISKFIGIKVISEMPPHRRAVALLGLIGIAEIGLAVFGLLPRPVNVIGLFVNGLALGMVFGLVLGFLEGRRLTEALVAGLCASFILADGVTKSVGKTVLDWGVAEDWMPFVTGLIFVLPLLAFVWLLSKVPPPDDDDIAARSERHEMTSEERWSLFQKYGLGLSMVVAIFLLVTIIRSVRADFAVELWSGLGTKPNAKIFTQSEMLVALGITLVNGLAVLIRNNRLAFFMSLGICGLGLLVIAMSLFVQQQGEMDPFHFMVLIGFGLYLPYVAVHTTVFERLLAMTRERGNLGFLMYVADAMGYLGYVGVMFAKDIVSTSEGFLGFFMTFCWFTVGVSVVCLAIAWRYFQLQGAQALAPEAVEVAAETR